A stretch of the Ananas comosus cultivar F153 linkage group 14, ASM154086v1, whole genome shotgun sequence genome encodes the following:
- the LOC109720276 gene encoding DNA damage-binding protein 1: MSVWNYVVTAHKPTNVTHSCVGNFTGPQELNLIIAKCTRIEIHLLAPHGLQPMLDVPIYGRIATLELFRPHGEAQDFLFVATERYKFCVLQWDAESSELITRAMGDVSDRIGRPTDNGQIGIIDPDCRLIGLHLYDGLFKVIPFDNKGQLKEAFNIRLEELQVLDVKFLYGCSRPTIAVLYQDNKDARHVKTYEVALKDKDFVEGPWSQNNLDNGAGLLIPVPMPLGGVIIIGEETIVYCSGTSFKAIPIRPSITRAYGRVDADGSRYLLSDNTGLLHLLVITHERERVTGLRIEQLGETSVASTISYLDNAVVFVGSSYGDSQLIKLNLQPDAKGSYVEVLERYVNLGPIVDFCVVDLERQGQGQVVTCSGAYKDGSLRIVRNGIGINEQASVELQGIKGLWSLRSSMNDPHDTFLVVSFISETRILAMNMEDELEETEIEGFNSQTQTLLCQNVVYDQLVQVTAISVGLVSSTTRELLDQWNAPAGFSVNVAAANASQVLLATGGGHLVYLEIGNAKLVEVKHIQLEYEISCLDINPIGENPNYSSLAAVGMWTDISVRVFSLPSLELMTKENLGGEIIPRSVLLCNLEGVSYLLCALGDGHLFNFLLNTKTGELSDRKKVSLGTQPISLRTFSSKDATHVFAASDRPTVIYSSNKKLLYSNVNLKEVSHMCPFNSAAFPDSLAIAKEGELSIGTIDDIQKLHIRTIPLGEHARRICHQEQSRTFAICSLKNNQNSTEETETHFVRLLDDQSFDFISTYALDTYEYGCSIISCSFSDDNNVYYCVGTAYVLPEENEPTKGRILVFLVEDGKLQLIAEKETKGAVYSLNAFNGKLLAAINQKIQLYKWVHREDASRELQSECGHHGHILALYVQTRGDFIVVGDLMKSISLLIYKHEEGAIEERARDYSANWMTALEILDDDIYLGAENNFNLFTVRRNSDAATDEERGRLEVVGEYHLGEFVNRFRHGSLVMRLPDSEAGRIPTVIFGTVNGVIGVVASLPHDQYLFLERLQSNLVKVIKGVGGLSHEQWRSFNNEKKTADARNFLDGDLIESFLDLSRSRMEEVSKAMGVPVEELCRRVEEMTRLH, translated from the exons atgAGCGTGTGGAACTACGTGGTGACGGCGCACAAGCCGACGAACGTGACGCACTCCTGCGTCGGCAACTTCACCGGGCCCCAAGAGCTCAACCTCATTATCGC GAAATGTACACGTATCGAGATCCATTTGCTTGCTCCCCATGGTCTTCAG CCTATGCTGGATGTACCAATATATGGGCGAATTGCAACACTTGAGCTCTTTCGTCCTCAT GGTGAAGCTCAAGATTTCCTATTTGTTGCTACCGAGAGATACAAATTTTGTGTTCTCCAATGGGATGCAGAATCGTCAGAGCTCATCACAAG GGCAATGGGGGATGTTTCTGATCGCATTGGTCGCCCTACAGACAATGGACAG ATTGGTATTATAGATCCGGACTGTAGGCTGATTGGTCTCCACTTATATGATGGCTTATTTAAG GTTATACCCTTTGATAACAAAGGACAACTAAAAGAAGCATTTAATATCAG GCTTGAAGAACTTCAGGTTCTGGATGTCAAGTTTCTATATGGCTGCTCAAGACCGACAATTGCTGTGCTTTACCAG GATAATAAAGATGCACGGCATGTTAAGACATATGAAGTTGCACTTAAGGATAAAGACTTTGTCGAAGGCCCATGGTCGCAGAACAATCTTGACAATGGGGCAGGACTTCTAATACCTGTTCCAATGCCTTTGGGTGGTGTTATAATTATTGGTGAGGAGACAATAGTGTATTGCAGCGGTACTTCCTTTAAAGCTATACCGATCAGACCA TCAATTACTAGAGCCTATGGGAGAGTCGATGCTGATGGTTCTCGATACTTGCTTAGTGATAACACGGGCCTTCTCCATTTACTTGTCATCACtcatgagagagaaag GGTAACTGGTCTCAGAATTGAGCAATTGGGTGAGACCTCTGTTGCATCAACAATATCTTATCTTGACAATGCAGTTGTTTTTGTGGGCTCCAGTTATGGTGATTCACAG TTGATCAAACTGAATCTGCAACCGGATGCAAAAGGTTCATATGTTGAAGTACTTGAAAGATATGTCAATCTTGGGCCCATTGTAGATTTCTGTGTAGTTGATCTTGAGAGGCAAGGGCAGGGCCAGGTTGTCACTTGTTCAGGAGCTTATAAAGATGGTTCCCTTCGCATAGTTCGAAATGGAATTGGGATTAATGAACAG GCTTCTGTGGAACTTCAAGGCATCAAAGGATTGTGGTCTTTACGGTCTTCTATGAATGATCCGCATGATACCTTCTTGGTTGTTAGCTTCATCAGTGAGACACGTATTTTGGCAATGAACATGGAGGATGAATTAGAAGAAACTGAGATAGAAGGATTCAATTCACAAACACAAACCTTACTTTGCCAAAATGTTGTGTATGATCAGCTTGTACAG GTTACTGCTATATCTGTTGGATTAGTCAGTTCGACCACTCGAGAGTTGCTTGATCAGTGGAATGCACCTGCAGGGTTTTCAGTGAATGTTGCAGCTGCTAATGCCTCCCAG GTTTTATTGGCTACTGGAGGTGGGCATCTTGTCTACCTAGAAATTGGGAATGCAAAGTTGGTTGAAGTAAAACACATTCAGCTGGAATATGAAATCTCCTGTCTTGACATAAACCCGATCGGTGAGAATCCCAATTATAGCTCACTAGCAGCAGTGGGAATGTGGACAGATATAAGTGTTAGGGTATTCTCACTCCCAAGCTTAGAACTAATGACAAAGGAAAATCTGGGTGGAGAAATCATTCCTCGCTCTGTTCTTCTGTGTAATCTCGAAGGG GTGTCGTATTTGCTTTGTGCCCTTGGTGATGGGCACCTATTCAACTTCCTACTCAACACAAAAACTGGTGAATTATCTGATAGGAAGAAGGTTTCTCTTGGCACACAACCTATCAGCCTTCGTACGTTCTCTTCAAAAGATGCTACCCATGTGTTTGCTGCATCAGATAGGCCGACTGTTATTTACAGCAGCAACAAGAAGCTGCTTTATAGTAATGTTAACTTAAAAGAAGTCAGCCATATGTGTCCCTTCAATTCAGCTGCTTTCCCAGacag CCTTGCGATTGCTAAAGAAGGTGAGCTTTCTATCGGCACCATCGACGACATCCAAAAGCTTCATATCCGCACTATTCCTCTGGGGGAACATGCTCGTCGAATTTGCCATCAAGAACAGTCTAGAACGTTTGCTATCTGTAGTCTGAAGAACAATCAGAATAGTACCGAGGAAACCGAGACACATTTTGTCCGTTTATTGGATGATCAATCTTTCGATTTTATATCCACATATGCTCTCGACACCTATGAGTATGGCTGCTCGATCATCAGTTGTTCTTTCTCGGATGACAACAATGTTTACTACTGTGTGGGGACAGCGTATGTCTTGCCTGAAGAAAATGAACCCACCAAG GGCCGCATCTTGGTTTTCCTAGTTGAGGATGGGAAACTACAATTGATTGCCGAGAAGGAAACGAAGGGAGCCGTTTACTCACTTAACGCCTTTAACGGAAAGCTGTTGGCCGCCATCAATCAGAAGATCCAGTTATATAAATGGGTGCATCGGGAAGACGCGTCCCGTGAGCTGCAATCTGAATGTGGTCATCACGGGCATATACTCGCCCTTTATGTTCAAACCCGTGGCGATTTCATCGTGGTCGGCGACCTAATGAAGTCTATATCCTTGTTGATATATAAG CATGAGGAAGGCGCGATTGAAGAGCGAGCGAGGGACTACAGTGCAAATTGGATGACCGCACTTGAGATCCTTGACGATGACATCTACCTCGGTGCAGAGAACAACTTCAACCTCTTCACCGTCCGTCGCAACAGTGATGCTGCAACTGATGAGGAGCGTGGCCGCCTCGAAGTTGTTGGAGAATATCATTTGGGCGAGTTCGTCAACCGCTTCCGACATGGCTCTTTG GTAATGCGTCTTCCTGATTCAGAAGCTGGTCGCATCCCCACCGTCATTTTTGGGACTGTAAACGGTGTCATTGGTGTCGTGGCCTCTCTCCCCCACGACCAATACTTGTTCCTTGAGAGGCTACAGTCCAACTTGGTGAAGGTTATAAAGGGGGTTGGTGGGCTTAGCCACGAGCAGTGGCGGTCGTTCAATAATGAAAAGAAGACAGCCGATGCCAGGAACTTCTTGGACGGCGACTTAATCGAATCTTTTCTTGATCTCAGTAGAAGCCGAATGGAGGAGGTTTCAAAGGCGATGGGGGTCCCAGTGGAGGAACTGTGCAGGAGAGTCGAGGAGATGACGAGACTGCATTAA